The Podarcis raffonei isolate rPodRaf1 chromosome 2, rPodRaf1.pri, whole genome shotgun sequence genome window below encodes:
- the LOC128408431 gene encoding protein SSUH2 homolog translates to MWKLLEWDLETSFCTMRMDQGQNGDEDTTLELESEPESPLAPPADLLEPLGHYEWTFRDLGRKKLVPPPEVMQKFSEQRNNPVFLQCRIPRMTDDMARNALFSFVNSKCCYGNRAAGELVIQELKPQTLYRYRLETFTETRLCEWTFEPYTNILVDGPQNGASPQPWDIKVQVPQMFQEDTKKFRIPHSSLVKECHKCHGRGRYKCSGCHGAGRMRCVTCSGARHKAKAKHLKHQKRCQMCSGSGRKRCSTCSGRGSKTCATCHGEKKLLHYIQLTITWKNNVYEFIYENQLNFPRELLNKVTGDNIFKDENAVVYPLLDFPYPEISLASERAIAEHRATFTNTSRILQQRQTIELIPVTEVHYQYAEKTYMYYVYGMENKVHALDYPQRYCCGCTII, encoded by the exons ATGTGGAAATTGCTGGAGTGGGACTTAGAGACTTCATTCTGCACCATGAGAATGGATCAGGGACAGAACGGAGACGAAGACA CTACCCTGGAACTGGAATCAGAGCCTGAAAGTCCTTTAGCACCTCCTGCAGATCTGTTAGAGCCACTGGGTCATTATGAGTGGACTTTCCGAGATCTTG GCAGAAAAAAATTAGTTCCGCCTCCAGAGGTAATGCAAAAGTTTAGCGAACAGAGAAACAACCCAGTGTTTCTGCAATGCAG GATCCCAAGAATGACAGATGACATGGCCAGAAATGCGCTCTTCAGCTTTGTCAATTCCAAATGTTGCTATGGCAACAGAGCTGCAGGAGAGCTTGTCATTCAGGAACTGAAGCCACAAACATTGTACAGG TATCGGCTGGAAACCTTTACTGAAACAAGATTATGTGAATGGACTTTTGAGCCTTATACCA ATATTTTGGTAGATGGCCCACAAAATGGCGCATCTCCTCAACCATGGGATATTAAAGTCCAAGTTCCACAGATGTTTCAGGAAGATACAAAAAAGTTTCGCATTCCTCACTCTTCTTTAGTAAAG GAATGCCACAAGTGTCATGGTCGTGGCCGATACAAATGCAGTGGGTGTCATGGTGCCGGCAGA ATGAGGTGTGTGACATGCAGTGGAGCCAGACATAAAGCAAAAGCGAAACACCTGAAACATCAAAAGCGATGCCAGATGTGTTCAGGTAGCGGACGTAAGAG GTGCAGCACCTGTTCTGGAAGAGGCAGCAAAACCTGTGCGACGTGCCATGGAGAGAAAAAGTTGCTACACTACATCCAGCTAACAATAACTTG GAAGAACAATGTATATGAATTCATTTATGAGAATCAGTTGAACTTTCCCAGAGAACTACTCAATAAAGTTACGGGAGATAACATATTTAAAGATGAGAACGCTGTG GTGTATCCCCTTCTTGACTTCCCTTACCCTGAGATCTCTCTGGCATCTGAAAGGGCTATTGCAGAGCACAGGGCCACATTCACCAACACATCCCGCATTCTGCAACAG CGGCAGACGATAGAGCTAATTCCAGTCACGGAAGTCCACTACCAGTATGCTGAGAAGACATACATGTATTACGTCTATGGAATGGAGAACAAGGTCCATGCCCTGGACTATCCACAGAGGTATTGCTGTGGCTGTACCATCATCTGA